The following proteins are encoded in a genomic region of Drosophila willistoni isolate 14030-0811.24 chromosome 3R, UCI_dwil_1.1, whole genome shotgun sequence:
- the LOC6646897 gene encoding zinc finger FYVE domain-containing protein 26 homolog: MVEMANQEDNVRQLLELLPLADQQIFQSLIKCVTGCSGEVGAGGSLKCYSDHLISLLLSTPYPTLLVLNHILPKSKYIVGRIITLAIQQILDDHETTSPSSLSNFYCVLANLPQSILDEAHSVQHRLLECLLSQNNQSAERLMLALLARPNGSMLDEVLRRQEQSELWMPVPPTKEIVLCLAHQRREHFVPKLSKQLKSYGAIEDRTLRNTLLILKLANEFAHGMQTIDELAVLDIPLEDFDVTAVPQDDLQQVHGFFYADFQRLSVLLEFFRNQDDLSKVIKVEQLLRAPGVLSLIYDYGIVCDSEKLFRLIEDTYKWQKLTPALKCLHHQEIETLSYYTALSHVYNLILEQDKSISMVSLSAQLRQIHQLGTLCSLLEDIFQMVFLRWEQLDQRTAMRHSEQDCDEEEDDEDCDGDDNADVMPSRQVNHRRRCGFICRAITLQSLFTFLKSFVTKKLHSQDYKCSTEQARFQRLVDSISETLWKLGVLQKIDESLTKSTPLLSCQLELELQLVQMHCNAKEKASSDDESRERNHASSLTRRKSRKQRRAASFSGAKTVPDADPTLEQCRARAQLLTKNRATSVNCAAVQISEHRSIIPKMLSTPEQLAIMALALKNFTDVKAIIEIFHLEQSQLNRELQFMEQQQLIKQKLATIYANYQALEVKGQSRDNTTVEQIKDVAAKGFELSKIISVVDNFAQAQKLQQSDELKNLLQRHVVNRQYSFLQQFEERNLNALIICDLIVNLKFNREITSNLLLVIRRQQQQKQKAKQSGDGESGNASPEIGAMHLLQNLCECMRLLERAGRQPGLNELLYKQTYPLRPTALALQLQREAAFGTLFKKESSEYVHCQELRSHGTLFQQLRSRHNYFLRFYGYMQQLTRLLQLRDPNLEYQNTRLLQYNPIEVIGDLIYDGDITPLEIESNVAALHLNLVHVIALNICPQLGGEGPPKRKSRLVSPQKQETIHNYIVQHNQLLAQLLLSVQKGELQSGSCDLNFSCLAQLMELDEMDILACMHEGNRVLASLNAYKIDIKSLEHLVPDREMELRILLLGICGKGEPTRQRIDYLIRHLVENTGFTKDSRNIQLVVHMFDLGERARLLSDFFTKITSSQLAKELIERTLKHKQANLNIPDALRHQLESTLPDITIYAKVSSILQFESWPQAYDFGRQTPNVIFEQLLQRQRYELCLQWCRVINLARSTGQQKTCQLILLDALLILRDDEDVDCHLLEIVELFPPSIMVNLLDTHKDKFNSLSLLQWVINYLETHARDPRPYRNYQLSLELLRQLTIDERHQFWPLMRCPLLIFEQLVMNSRFELLTKLLEAARAKIDATKPIGPCPYCFEKFGHTYGVYTKSPDTKLRFQLGQTPTEAFILLNFNSYQQDHCITHECLDLLLRIYASKALDCRIANVRGASEPSSMLTDVQNSLDSLCGAFVMPKQAPHRDQWIPDEQATHCMCCRRAAFTMLMRRHHCRRCGRVVCYACSSQRIRIPELYDEVEVRVCNDCWGASGSAMNAVDPMEPSVPFDESANLRQSYSIDYYKWRLSGVITHDKMLREEFSYDHAPSVALSLSILRHHKNERHCAELLLYHCRNLEKLMVPNPEVDYELVAKMINCLASAGKFENIQTQSEIIMSVVQHGCESLIPACPLDDDSLRKLADVLVEAEHWTLALEVHLKCGFATTGVMAAHGLACLRAGCYDAAREKFAHCMTRLSSEQLNACLYKNIFEAGTAETILLPKRRPNRGPPLLQEILKLIASLPQTQTQPETLQRASLIRNLSTSSASLFSRRREPNIQHLSLQEPALNVMNSLASLKNISRGNYGSMGQEDSGNRRQSRSFEESMHYVLTYGSHADILQLLMQHEEQRAALRYWQQQQLDANLFIQHIFLVALVQGRLPVMVEDLQQLDDSQMNAWRLPLLQTCRHLEQQQQLNSLYQLQLLLKDPIRASMTCVKFYALNCENFQRLHANSQHLLSAQMHLQGELDLSQWEHLQHEQGRRSSIANSKAAGGTCFAMQMDARALNGHINTIRRQMEVAKFLSRCEQDQPSRESLYTLKILKQIRLDTSQGTLPTLFEGATARVHLCILVLLCGKNIDEGFGLAYGILQDYKLEPIKVFGATAKYLARNERLSEVERLLDCIASNNGGPGTTAEYDEIISIAINAAIHTHLPETKLILDRLIKRIASVELRISSFIYLGQLKSAYLLAHKHERLLDIRKILRQAELTNQIHIKKLCERKLQIQNNLKRSAL, encoded by the exons AAGTACATTGTGGGTCGCATCATCACGCTGGCTATTCAGCAAATTCTAGACGACCATGAGACGACGTCGCCGTCATCGTTATCGAATTTCTATTGTGTGTTGGCGAATTTGCCTCAGAGCATACTCGATGAGGCGCACTCAGTGCAGCATCGTCTACTTGAGTGTCTGTTGAGTCAAAATAATCAGTCGGCAGAGCGCCTAATGTTGGCCTTGTTGGCCCGGCCAAATGGAAGCATGCTGGACGAGGTGTTACGCAGACAGGAGCAGTCGGAATTGTGGATGCCAGTGCCACCCACCAAGGAAATAGTCCTGTGTCTTGCTCACCAACGACGGGAGCATTTTGTGCCCAAATTATCCAAGCAATTAAAGTCCTATGGAGCTATCGAAGATCGCACTCTTAGGAATACATTACTAATATTGAAGCTGGCCAATGAGTTTGCCCATGGCATGCAGACCATCGATGAGTTGGCCGTTTTGGACATACCATTAGAGGATTTCGATGTGACAGCTGTGCCACAGGATGATCTGCAGCAAGTACATGGTTTTTTCTATGCCGATTTCCAACGTTTATCCGTCTTGCTGGAGTTCTTCCGAAACCAGGACGATCTTAGTAAAGTAATCAAAGTGGAGCAGTTGCTCCGGGCACCGGGAGTGCTCTCACTTATATACGATTACGGTATTGTCTGTGATAGTGAGAAGTTGTTTCGCCTCATCGAAGATACCTACAAATGGCAGAAGCTGACTCCAGCTCTGAAATGTTTGCATCACCAAGAGATCGAGACGCTTAGTTACTACACGGCACTGAGTCATGTCTATAACTTGATATTGGAACAAGATAAATCCATATCCATGGTGTCACTCTCTGCCCAGTTGCGACAAATTCATCAATTGGGCACACTGTGCTCTCTGCTGGAGGATATCTTCCAGATGGTCTTCTTGCGCTGGGAGCAACTGGATCAAAGAACCGCGATGCGACACAGCGAACAGGACTGCGACGAGGAGGAGGACGACGAGGACTGCGATGGCGATGACAATGCAGATGTCATGCCGTCTCGTCAAGTGAATCACCGGCGACGTTGTGGTTTCATCTGCCGAGCCATTACCCTCCAGTCTCTTTTCACATTCCTTAAGAGTTTTGTAACCAAAAAACTTCATTCTCAAGATTACAAGTGCTCCACTGAACAGGCAAGATTCCAACGTCTGGTGGACTCGATAAGCGAAACACTTTGGAAGCTAGGTGTTCTCCAGAAGATTGACGAATCTTTGACAAAAAGCACTCCACTTTTAAGCTGCCAACTTGAACTGGAGCTGCAGTTGGTCCAAATGCATTGTAATGCCAAGGAGAAGGCTTCTAGCGATGATGAAAGCCGTGAGCGAAATCATGCATCCAGTTTAACTCGCCGAAAATCTCGCAAACAGCGAAGGGCGGCGAGTTTCAGTGGTGCTAAAACCGTACCAGATGCAGATCCCACCCTGGAACAGTGTCGAGCCCGTGCCCAGCTATTGACCAAAAATCGGGCAACTTCAGTTAATTGTGCCGCAGTTCAGATTTCCGAACATCGCTCGATAATTCCCAAAATGCTGAGTACTCCCGAGCAACTGGCCATAATGGCCCTGGCTCTAAAGAATTTCACTGATGTCAAGGCCATTATAGAG ATCTTTCACCTGGAGCAGAGCCAACTAAATCGTGAATTACAATTtatggagcagcagcagttaATAAAACAGAAACTAGCTACCATCTATGCCAATTATCAGGCATTGGAAGTCAAAGGTCAGTCGCGGGACAACACCACAGTGGAGCAAATCAAGGATGTGGCGGCCAAGGGATTCGAATTGTCAAAGATTATAAGCGTCGTAGATAATTTCGCTCAGGCCCAAAAACTGCAGCAGAGCGACGAGCTAAAGAATCTTCTCCAGCGACATGTTGTCAATAGGCAATACAGTTTTCTCCAACAATTCGAGGAACGCAATCTAAATGCATTAATCATTTGCGATTTGATTGTGAATCTTAAATTCAATCGGGAGATCACCAGTAACCTGCTCTTGGTAATCCGtcggcagcaacaacagaagCAGAAGGCCAAACAATCGGGGGATGGAGAGAGTGGCAATGCCAGTCCGGAAATCGGAGCCATGCATCTGCTGCAAAATCTTTGTGAATGCATGCGCCTTCTggaacgagctggtcgacaGCCCGGACTCAACGAACTGCTCTATAAACAAACTTACCCACTGAGACCCACGGCTCTGGCTTTGCAATTGCAACGCGAAGCGGCCTTTGGGACGCTATTCAAAAAGGAGTCATCGGAGTATGTCCATTGCCAGGAACTGCGGTCTCATGGGACTCTCTTTCAACAGCTTCGCTCGCGccacaattattttttgcgTTTCTATGGATACATGCAGCAATTGACACGACTCCTGCAGCTAAGAGATCCTAATTTGGAGTACCAGAACACGCGCCTACTCCAATACAATCCAATTGAAGTTATCGGTGATTTAATCTATGACGGCGACATAACTCCTCTGGAGATTGAATCGAATGTGGCGGCTCTGCATTTGAACCTGGTTCATGTCATTGCGCTAAACATTTGCCCGCAACTGGGGGGAGAAGGCCCTCCAAAAAGAAAATCCCGATTGGTATCACCGCAGAAGCAGGAAACTATCCACAACTATATAGTCCAGCACAATCAGCTGTTGGCCCAGTTGCTTCTCTCAGTGCAGAAGGGGGAGCTGCAAAGCGGGTCGTGCGATTTGAATTTCTCGTGCCTGGCCCAGCTAATGGAATTAGATGAAATGGACATTTTGGCTTGTATGCACGAAGGTAATAGAGTCCTGGCGTCATTAAATGCCTACAAAATCGACATTAAGAGCCTAGAGCACCTTGTGCCCGATCGAGAAATGGAGCTGCGAATATTACTGCTGGGAATATGTGGTAAAGGGGAACCAACACGTCAGCGCATAGATTATCTCATCCGTCATCTTGTCGAGAATACGGGATTTACGAAGGATTCGCGAAATATTCAGCTTGTCGTTCATATGTTTGACCTGGGCGAACGAGCTCGACTACTAAGCGACTTTTTTACAAAGATCACAAGCAGTCAGTTGGCCAAGGAGCTAATCGAACGCACTCTGAAACACAAACAGGCGAATTTGAATATTCCGGATGCACTGCGGCATCAGCTGGAGAGCACTTTACCGGATATAACCATATATGCAAAGGTTTCTTCCATACTGCAGTTTGAGAGTTGGCCGCAGGCATACGATTTTGGGCGACAGACTCCGAATGTGATCTTCGAGCAGCTGCTCCAGCGTCAACGCTACGAGCTGTGCCTTCAGTGGTGCCGTGTCATAAATTTAGCACGATCCACTGGTCAGCAGAAAACATGTCAACTTATCTTGTTGGATGCCCTACTAATATTGCGCGATGACGAGGATGTTGATTGCCATTTGTTGGAAATTGTGGAATTGTTTCCTCCGTCCATAATGGTCAATCTTCTGGACACGCACAAGGATAAGTTTAACTCGTTGTCACTGCTACAATGGGTTATTAACTATCTGGAGACGCATGCCCGTGATCCACGTCCCTATCGCAACTATCAGCTGTCACTGGAGCTGTTGCGTCAATTAACCATAGACGAGAGGCATCAATTTTGGCCTTTGATGCGATGTCCTTTGCTTATTTTTGAGCAACTGGTGATGAACTCGCGTTTTGAATTGCTCACTAAATTGCTGGAAGCGGCTCGGGCCAAGATCGATGCGACAAAGCCGATTGGACCATGTCCGTATTGTTTTGAGAAATTTGGACACACCTACGGTGTGTATACCAAAAGTCCTGATACCAAATTGCGATTTCAACTCGGGCAGACACCTACGGAAGCATTTATTCTGCTCAATTTTAACTCCTATCAACAGGATCATTGTATAACCCACGAATGCTTGGATCTCTTGCTAAGAATCTATGCCAGCAAGGCGCTGGACTGTCGCATTGCCAATGTACGTGGAGCCTCTGAGCCAAGCTCTATGCTTACCGATGTCCAGAACTCACTAGATTCACTGTGCGGGGCCTTTGTTATGCCCAAACAGGCACCGCATCGAGACCAGTGGATCCCCGACGAGCAAGCCACCCATTGTATGTGTTGCCGTCGGGCGGCCTTCACCATGTTAATGCGAAGGCATCACTGTCGACGCTGTGGCCGTGTAGTCTGCTATGCATGCTCCAGTCAGCGCATCCGCATTCCCGAGTTGTATGACGAAGTGGAGGTTAGAGTCTGCAACGATTGCTGGGGAGCAAGTGGAAGCGCCATGAACGCGGTAGATCCTATGGAACCCTCAGTGCCCTTCGATGAGTCAGCCAATTTGCGACAATCCTATTCCATTGATTACTACAAATGGCGACTGAGTGGGGTAATTACCCATGATAAAATGTTGCGAGAGGAGTTTTCCTATGACCATGCTCCCAGTGTGGCCCTAAGTCTTTCCATTTTGCGGCATCATAAGAACGAACGGCATTGCGCCGAATTGTTGCTGTACCATTGCCGCAACCTGGAGAAGCTTATGGTGCCCAATCCAGAGGTCGACTACGAACTGGTGGCCAAAATGATTAATTGCTTGGCGTCAGCCGGAAAG ttTGAGAACATACAGACGCAATCGGAGATAATTATGTCCGTAGTCCAACATGGCTGTGAGTCTCTAATCCCAGCCTGTCCGTTGGATGATGATAGTCTGCGTAAGTTAGCAGACGTACTGGTGGAAGCAGAACACTGGACCCTGGCTCTTGAGGTGCATCTAAAGTGTGGCTTCGCTACCACTGGTGTAATGGCAGCACATGGTTTGGCATGTCTCCGTGCCGGTTGCTACGATGCGG CTCGCGAGAAATTCGCCCATTGTATGACACGGTTGTCCAGTGAGCAGCTAAATGCTTGCCTCTACAAGAATATATTCGAAGCTGGCACTGCAGAGACCATACTTCTGCCTAAGAGGCGTCCAAATCGTGGCCCCCCATTGCTGCAGGAAATTCTAAAATTGATTGCATCCTTGCCGCAAACTCAGACTCAACCGGAAACTCTGCAACGAGCCTCGCTGATCCGCAACTTGAGTACCTCTTCGGCCTCGCTTTTCTCTCGTCGCCGGGAGCCCAATATCCAGCATCTATCGCTTCAGGAACCAGCATTGAATGTGATGAACTCTTTGGCAAGTCTAAAAAACATTTCCCGGGGCAATTACGGGTCAATGGGTCAAGAGGATAGTGGGAATCGACGGCAATCACGCTCCTTTGAAGAATCTATGCACTATGTCCTAACCTATGGGAGCCATGCCGATATACTGCAGTTGCTTATGCAGCACGAGGAACAGCGAGCCGCTTTACGCTAttggcagcaacagcaattggATGCGAATCTATTTATTCAGCACATCTTCCTGGTGGCATTAGTTCAGGGACGTCTGCCTGTTATGGTAGAGGATCTGCAGCAACTGGACGATAGCCAAATGAACGCCTGGCGATTGCCTTTACTTCAAACGTGCCGCCATCtggaacagcagcaacaattgaaCTCACTGTATCAGTTGCAGCTACTTCTCAAGGATCCCATACGAGCGAGCATGACTTGTGTCAAGTTCTATGCCTTGAATTGTGAGAATTTCCAGAGATTGCATGCCAATTCTCAACATTTGTTGTCCGCGCAAATGCATTTGCAGGGTGAGCTGGATTTATCCCAATGGGAGCACTTGCAGCATGAACAGGGACGACGATCAAGTATTGCCAACTCGAAAGCCGCTGGCGGCACATGTTTTGCCATGCAAATGGATGCTCGTGCTCTAAATGGTCACATTAATACCATACGTCGGCAGATGGAAGTAGCCAAGTTTCTAAGTCGATGTGAACAAGATCAACCGTCTAGAGAATCGCTCTACACtctaaaaattttgaaacaaattcGCCTGGATACAAGTCAAGGAACATTGCCCACCCTCTTTGAGGGAGCCACGGCCAGGGTTCACTTGTGCATTCTGGTATTGCTCTGTGGCAAGAACATAGATGAGGGATTCGGCTTGGCTTATGG AATATTGCAGGATTATAAATTGGAACCAATTAAGGTATTTGGAGCAACAGCCAAATACCTAGCACGAAATGAACGTCTCAGTGAGGTGGAACGTCTGCTCGACTGCATTGCCAGCAATAATGGTGGTCCTGGTACGACTGCGGAATATGATGAGATCATTTCGATTGCTATCAATGCGGCTATCCATACTCATCTGCCAGAGACAAAGCTGATTTTGGACAGACTAATCAAACGGATAGCCAGTGTGGAGCTGCGAATATCCTCCTTTATTTATTTGGGTCAATTAAAGTCCGCCTACTTGTTGGCTCACAAACATGAGCGGTTATTGGATATCCGCAAGATACTGCGACAGGCCGAACTGACCAATCAGATCCACATCAAGAAGTTGTGCGAAAGGAAacttcaaattcaaaataacTTAAAGCGGTCGGCGCTGTGA
- the LOC6646896 gene encoding D-aminoacyl-tRNA deacylase: MRAVIQRVKAAQVTVMGDLVSSIGPGLCVLVGLKTNDTKADVEYMVRKILALRLFEDEAGKRWQKSAKDLELEILCVSQFTLYNRLKGNKPDFSAAMKGDEAQELYKHFLDRLKLSYDSSKIKDGKFGAYMQVHIQNDGPVTIDLESPDQKVEKEHVDK, encoded by the exons atGCGAGCTGTGATACAAAGAGTAAAGGCCGCTCAGGTCACGG ttatGGGGGACTTGGTGTCCTCCATTGGACCCGGTTTGTGCGTACTTGTGGGACTAAAGACCAACGATACCAAAGCAGATGTGGAATACAT GGTACGGAAGATTCTGGCGCTTCGTTTGTTTGAGGACGAGGCCGGCAAACGTTGGCAAAAATCAGCAAAAGATCTGGAGTTGGAGATTCTTTGTGTGTCCCAGTTCACTCTCTATAACAGACTGAAGGGCAACAAACCAGATTTTTCAGCTGCTATGAAGGGTGACGAAGCCCAAGAGCTCTATAAGCATTTCCTTGATCGTTTAAAGCTATCCTATGATTCCAGCAAAATCAAAG ATGGAAAATTTGGTGCCTATATGCAAGTACATATACAAAATGATGGCCCCGTGACTATAGATCTAGAGTCTCCGGATCAGAAGGTTGAGAAGGAGCATGTggataaataa
- the LOC6646895 gene encoding probable ribosome biogenesis protein RLP24 has product MRIETCYFCSSKIYPGHGVQFVRNDCKIFKFCRGKCHKAFKRKKNPRKVGWTKAHRKAAGKELAIDPSFEFEKRRNVPIKYSRETWQKALVAIKKVTEIKERREKHFVMERLRKGRQIEIQMDVKDVQRNMSLIRSPAAGLKERRAKEEAEEAALMEEDLPEEKITYVDARELERKLEEGMDINDLEMLEA; this is encoded by the exons ATGCGTATCGAAACGTGCTACTTTTGCTCGAGCAAAATATATCCCGGACATGGTGTGCAGTTTGTGAGAAATGATTGCAAG ATATTCAAATTTTGCCGTGGAAAATGTCACAAGGCGTTCAAGCGCAAGAAGAACCCACGCAAGGTAGGCTGGACTAAGGCACATCGTAAGGCGGCAGGCAAGGAGCTGGCCATCGATCCCAGCTTTGAGTTTGAGAAACGTCGTAATGTGCCCATCAAGTATAGCCGCGAAACTTGGCAGAAGGCCCTGGTTGCCATTAAAAAGGTTACCGAGATCAAGGAACGTCGCGAGAAGCACTTTGTCATGGAGCGTCTACGCAAGGGTCGCCAAATTGAGATTCAAATGGATGTCAAGGATGTACAACGCAATATGTCGTTGATCCGTTCACCAGCCGCGGGTCTTAAGGAGCGTCGTGCCAAGGAGGAGGCAGAAGAGGCAGCCCTAATGGAAGAGGATCTGCCTGAGGAGAAGATTACTTATGTAGATGCGCGCGAACTGGAGAGGAAACTCGAAGAAGGCATGGACATAAATGATTTGGAGATGTTAGAAGCTTAA
- the LOC6646894 gene encoding apyrase, whose product MQSPTFASYRDLEQSPRAMYMRDWRSAIRTPTYRIGNRTVRFNYHFALLVLGVVALVLLFYYARQGSRSSSDGYWLRQSYTDAKSLDIRYNVGYNATYPLTPPIALHGGVINFRIAMIADLDTNSKVVKADGSATWRSYLKKGYLTYTVSKSEIQIKWDDGTPTSLESAFALKGRGMELSELVTFNGRLLSFDDRTGLIYELIKDKPIPWVILLDGDGHSAKGFKSEWATVKQQTLYVGSMGKEWTTSMGDFENYNPMYVKAISPSGEVRSLNWAENFKRLRLESYQITWPGYMIHESGAWSDVHKRWFFLPRRCSREKYNETRDEHMGCNLLVSADENFYSIETIKLDSENTSPTHGFSSFKFLPGTDDSIIIALKSEELNGKTSTFITAFNLSGKTLLSETRIETDYKYEGFEFI is encoded by the exons ATGCAAAGCCCGACGTTCGCGTCGTACAGGGATTTGGAGCAATCTCCACGAGCCATGTATATGCGCGACTGGCGGTCAGCCATACGAACGCCCACCTATAGGATCGGGAATCGAACGGTTCGTTTCAACTACCATTTTGCACTGCTGGTCCTTGGCGTTGTGGCTCTGGTCTTGTTGTTTTACTACGCCCGCCAAGGCTCGAGATCCTCATCGGACGGCTATTGGCTGCGACAAAGTTATACGGATGCCAAGAGTCTGGACATTAGATACAATGTGGGATACAATGCCACCTATCCATTAACGCCGCCGATAGCTTTACACGGTGGCGTTATCAATTTTCGCATTGCCATGATTGCAGATCTAGATACCAACTCCAAGGTGGTCAAGGCCGATGGCAGCGCAACGTGGCGAAGTTATTTAAAGAAGGGCTATCTAACATATACAGTGTCGAAGAGCGAGATACAAATAAAGTGGGATGACGGAACACCCACGTCACTAGAGTCGGCTTTCGCATTGAAGGGACGTGGCATGGAGTTGTCCGAATTGGTCACTTTCAATGGTCGCCTACTTAGCTTCGACGATCGCACTGGCCTGATTTATGAGTTGATCAAGGACAAGCCCATTCCATGGGTGATTCTCTTGGATGGTGATGGACACAGCGCAAAAGGCTTCAAGTCAGAGTGGGCAACGGTGAAGCAACAAACGCTATACGTCGGCTCCATGGGAAAGGAGTGGACCACTAGCATGGGTGACTTCGAGAACTATAATCCCATGTATGTGAAAGCAATAAGTCCTTCAGGAGAAGTGAGATCCCTTAATTGGGCAGAAAACTTTAAACGACTGAGGTTGGAATCGTATCAGATCACATGGCCGGGCTATATGATACACGAAAGCGGTGCATGGTCGGATGTGCATAAACGCTGGTTCTTTCTACCTCGTCGATGTTCCCGTGAGAA ATATAACGAAACTCGAGATGAGCACATGGGCTGTAATCTTCTGGTGTCTGCCGATGAGAATTTCTACAGTATTGAGACGATAAAACTCGACTCGGAAAATACTTCACCCACACATGGCTTCTCCAGCTTTAAGTTTTTGCCGGGTACCGATGATAGCATCATTATTGCATTAAAATCAGAAGAACTCAATGGCAAGACTTCCACCTTCATCACAGCCTTCAACTTGAGTGGTAAAACCCTGCTGAGCGAGACGAGAATCGAAACGGATTACAAATACGAGGGTTTTGAATTCATTTAG
- the LOC6646893 gene encoding exonuclease 3'-5' domain-containing protein 2 → KKKYTKEMNGNSTNKKWAILAASLGLVYVLVRHRYSIIGQMRRRIVLPGASNPLRFKQIEVLTTSQDEATQKIIKELKSHCQRFQVLGFDCEWITVGGSRRPVALLQLSSQYGLCALFRLCCMKQIPKDLRELLEDDAIVKVGVAPQADAMKLSHDYGVGVASTLDLRFLAVMAGHKAEGLGKLSHTHLNFVLDKNWRLACSNWEAKQLEEVQLNYAANDALAAVAIFQKLCRDLEPRAFWDIRPLTSEDWLPKIQPFIDVDFTKGFSIGLSSSNAGGGTAPSSSPMTAKSKPKKVMVPEKQYCRKLGTQSKAFYDNCLLEAPDGELLCTIDRRKASWYLNQNLGTHIPGETFTVRLNFEPAGRAVGEVGRYYQTPKENQCVVCGRRDAYIRKNVVPREYRRHFPEVMKSHTSHDVLLLCHTCHQLSNVSDLRIRTKLATKCDAPFKHGDGMVKCHEDPILRRVKSAGKALTYQSERIPQARKAELHQILLDYYKDCNEITDELLKEAANIDYRVENDDYCQHGEKVVQMYRDQFGGLIELERMWREHFVHTMQPKYLPYLWNVNHNADRLEVRASEGRVDNADLLVAGLPAKANLNSKPNPNPQ, encoded by the exons aaaaaaaagtacacAAAAGAAATGAATGGAAATAGCACAAATAAAAAGTGGGCAATTCTCGCAGCCAGCCTAGGCCTGGTCTATGTTCTTGTGCGTCACAGATACTCTATAATTGGACAAATGCGGCGCCGTATTGTACTCCCGGGTGCCAGTAATCCTCTTCGTTTCAAGCAGATAGAAGTCCTCACCACGTCGCAAGATGAGGCCACAcagaaaattataaaagagCTCAAAAG CCACTGCCAACGTTTTCAAGTCTTGGGATTCGACTGTGAATGGATCACAGTTGGAGGTAGCCGGCGACCGGTTGCCCTACTCCAGCTCAGTTCCCAGTATGGACTGTGCGCACTGTTCCGCCTGTGCTGCATGAAGCAAATTCCCAAAGACCTACGAGAGCTACTCGAAGACGATGCTATTGTCAAAGTTGGCGTGGCACCGCAGGCCGATGCAATGAAGCTTTCTCACGATTATGGAGTAGGCGTTGCCAGTACATTGGATCTACGATTCCTGGCAGTTATGGCAGGCCACAAGGCCGAGGGACTGGGCAAGCTCTCACACACTCATTTGAATTTCGTTCTGGATAAGAACTGGCGATTGGCCTGCTCCAATTGGGAAGCCAAACAGCTGGAGGAAGTTCAATTGAATTACGCTGCCAACGATGCTTTGGCTGCTGTGGCTATATTTCAAAAGTTATGTCGAGATTTGGAACCACGTGCGTTTTGGGACATTCGCCCTCTAACAAGCGAGGATTGGCTACCGAAAATTCAACCATTCATTGATGTGGATTTCACCAAAGGCTTCTCAATAGGCCTATCTTCATCCAATGCAGGCGGAGGCACTGCGCCCTCCTCATCTCCAATGACAGCCAAATCCAAACCGAAGAAGGTGATGGTACCAGAGAAGCAATACTGCCGCAAACTGGGAACACAGTCGAAAGCTTTTTATGACAACTGCCTCTTGGAGGCACCAGATGGCGAACTTTTATGTACCATTGATCGGCGTAAAGCTTCCTGGTATCTAAATCAAAATCTGGGCACCCATATTCCTGGGGAAACATTTACTGTCCGCTTAAACTTTGAACCAGCTGGAAGGGCTGTTGGCGAGGTAGGTCGGTACTATCAGACGCCAAAGGAGAATCAGTGTGTAGTTTGTGGGCGCCGAGATGCCTATATACGGAAGAATGTTGTCCCACGAGAATATCGCAGACATTTTCCGGAAGTCATGAAATCGCATACGTCCCACGATGTGCTCTTGTTGTGTCACACTTGCCATCAGTTGAGCAATGTTTCCGATTTACGTATACGCACCAAACTAGCCACCAAATGTGACGCTCCATTCAAGCATGGCGATGGCATGGTGAAATGCCACGAGGATCCGATCTTGAGACGAGTAAAATCTGCTGGCAAAGCTTTAACCTACCAAAGCGAAAGGATTCCTCAAGCAAGAAAGGCAGAATTGCATCAAATCCTGTTGGATTACTACAAAGATTGCAATGAGATCACAGATGAGCTGCTGAAAGAAGCTGCCAACATTGACTATCGTGTGGAGAATGACGATTACTGCCAGCATGGGGAAAAAGTGGTCCAAATGTATCGCGATCAGTTTGGCGGTCTCATTGAATTGGAACGCATGTGGCGAGAGCATTTCGTTCACACCATGCAACCCAAATATCTGCCTTATTTATGGAATGTTAATCATAATGCAGATCGCCTCGAAGTGCGGGCCAGTGAGGGAAGAGTCGACAATGCTGATTTACTGGTAGCTGGACTGCCAGCCAAGGCCAATCTAAATTCAAAACCTAATCCAAATCCTCAGtga